In Mytilus edulis chromosome 13, xbMytEdul2.2, whole genome shotgun sequence, a single window of DNA contains:
- the LOC139501479 gene encoding uncharacterized transmembrane protein DDB_G0289901-like isoform X3, with protein MMKTAILFLCILAFTAVAADKKSNCKCKVKCDPGENKIDKCAGGKVLCCCASSSKSGKGKTSSPKKSSSGGSSSGLNQYGIVSTGGMASGGSGEGRMSGGGSGSGGMSGSGSGLGGMSGSGSGGVEEKIVYINIGSFGGGYGVGDSYGSTSYGSASAGGSRAGGVMSGGAGGGSSGGGYGKSSTSYGSKDSYGPTSYGGGSSGGGSTGSGMSEGAGGRMSGGAGGGSSGGSYGKSSTSYGSKDSYGPTSYGGGSSGGGSTGSGMSGGAGGGMSGGAGGGSSGGGYGKSSTSYGIIDSYGPTSYGGGSSGGAGGGMNGGAGGGSSGGGYGKSSTSYGSKDSYGPTSYGGGSSGGGSTGSGMSGGAGGGMSGGAGGGSSRGGYGKSSTSYGIIDSYGPTSYGGGSSGGGSTGSGMSGGAGGGMSGGAGGGSSGGGYGKSSTSYGSKDSYGPTSYGGGSSGGGLTGSGMSGGAGGGMSGGAGGGSSRGGYGKSSTSYGIIDSYGPTSYGGGSSGGGSTGSGMSGGAGGGSSGGGYGKSSTSYGSKDSYGPTSYGGGSSGGGSTGSGMSGGAGGGMSGGAGGGSSRGGYGKSSTSYGSIDSYGPTSYGGGSSGGGSTGSGMSGGAGGGMSGGAGGGSSKGGYGKSSTNYGSIDSYGPTSYGGGSSGGGSTGSGMSGGAGGGMSGGVGGGMNGGAGGGSSGGGYGKSSTSYGSKDSYGPTSYGGGSSGGGSTGSGMSGGAGGRMSGGAGGGMNGGAGGGSSRGGYGDSSSSYGIVDSYGSTSYGGGGSVGGSTGGGMSGGAGGGSSGGGYDGSSTSYGSVDSYGSTSYGGGGSWGGSTGRGMSGGAGAGSGGLGWLGLGSGGGSSGSGSDGKGYGSTSYGGSYGSTSYGGAGAGSGGTGGSGSGGGMSGGGMSGGSGSGGGSSGSGSSGKGYGYGSTSYGGGKSGGGGSGSGMSNSRDFRGGISGGGRAKITFIVNTSGGNGGSGNGGQGDCTCRITCQAGEMKKSTCKNYKKPVLCCKKKAKKGYGYDG; from the exons CAGTTGcagctgacaaaaaatctaacTGTAAATGTAAAGTAAAATGTGACCCTGGCGAAAACAAAATAGATAAATGTGCTGGTGGTAAAGTTTTGTGCTGCTGCGCTAGTAGCTCCAAGTCTGGAAAAGGAAAAACATCTAGTCCTAAAAAATCAAGCAGTGGTGGATCAAGCTCAGGTTTGAATCAATACGGCATTGTTTCGACCGGTGGAATGGCCAGCGGTGGAAGTGGTGAAGGTAGAATGTCCGGCGGTGGAAGTGGTTCAGGTGGGATGTCCGGAAGTGGAAGTGGTTTAGGTGGGATGTCTGGAAGTGGAAGTGGTGGAGTCGAAGAAaaaattgtttacataaatattGGAAGTTTCGGAGGTGGCTATGGAGTTGGAGATAGCTACGGTTCTACAAGTTATGGAAGTGCCAGTGCTGGAGGCAGTAGAGCTGGTGGTGTAATGTCTGGAGGTGCTGGAG GTGGAAGTTCCGGAGGCGGCTATGGCAAAAGTTCTACAAGTTACGGTAGTAAAGATAGCTACGGGCCTACTAGCTATGGTGGTGGCAGTTCTGGAGGTGGATCGACTGGAAGTGGAATGTCTGAAGGTGCAGGAGGTAGAATGTCTGGAGGTGCTGGAGGTGGAAGTTCCGGAGGCAGCTATGGCAAAAGTTCTACAAGTTACGGTAGTAAAGATAGCTACGGGCCTACCAGCTATGGTGGTGGCAGTTCTGGAGGTGGATCGACTGGAAGTGGAATGTCTGGAGGCGCAGGTGGTGGAATGTCTGGAGGTGCTGGAGGTGGAAGTTCCGGAGGCGGCTATGGCAAAAGTTCTACAAGTTACGGTATTATAGATAGCTACGGGCCTACCAGCTATGGTGGTGGCAGTTCTGGAGGTGCTGGAGGTGGAATGAATGGAGGTGCTGGAGGTGGAAGTTCTGGAGGCGGCTATGGCAAAAGTTCTACAAGTTACGGTAGTAAAGATAGCTACGGGCCTACCAGCTATGGTGGTGGCAGTTCTGGAGGTGGATCGACTGGAAGTGGAATGTCTGGAGGCGCAGGAGGTGGAATGTCTGGAGGTGCTGGAGGTGGAAGTTCCAGAGGCGGCTATGGCAAAAGTTCTACAAGTTACGGTATCATAGATAGCTACGGGCCTACCAGCTATGGTGGTGGCAGTTCTGGAGGTGGATCGACTGGAAGTGGAATGTCTGGAGGTGCAGGAGGTGGAATGTCTGGAGGTGCTGGAGGTGGAAGTTCCGGAGGCGGCTATGGCAAAAGTTCTACAAGTTACGGTAGTAAAGATAGCTACGGGCCTACCAGCTATGGTGGTGGCAGTTCTGGAGGTGGATTGACTGGAAGTGGAATGTCTGGAGGCGCAGGAGGTGGAATGTCTGGAGGTGCTGGAGGTGGAAGTTCCAGAGGCGGCTATGGCAAAAGTTCTACAAGTTACGGTATCATAGATAGCTACGGGCCTACCAGCTATGGTGGTGGCAGTTCTGGAGGTGGATCGACTGGAAGTGGAATGTCTGGAGGTGCTGGAGGTGGAAGTTCCGGAGGCGGCTATGGCAAAAGTTCTACAAGTTACGGTAGTAAAGATAGCTACGGGCCTACAAGCTATGGTGGTGGCAGTTCTGGAGGTGGATCGACTGGAAGTGGAATGTCTGGAGGCGCAGGAGGTGGAATGTCTGGAGGTGCTGGAGGTGGAAGTTCCAGAGGCGGCTATGGCAAAAGTTCTACAAGTTACGGTAGCATAGATAGCTACGGGCCTACCAGCTATGGTGGTGGCAGTTCTGGAGGTGGATCGACTGGAAGTGGAATGTCTGGAGGCGCAGGAGGTGGAATGTCTGGAGGTGCTGGAGGTGGAAGTTCCAAAGGCGGCTATGGCAAAAGTTCTACAAATTACGGTAGCATAGATAGCTACGGGCCTACCAGCTATGGTGGTGGCAGTTCTGGAGGTGGATCGACTGGAAGTGGAATGTCTGGAGGTGCAGGAGGTGGAATGTCTGGAGGTGTTGGAGGTGGAATGAATGGAGGTGCTGGAGGTGGAAGTTCCGGAGGCGGCTATGGCAAAAGTTCTACAAGTTACGGTAGTAAAGATAGCTACGGGCCTACCAGCTATGGTGGTGGTAGTTCTGGAGGTGGATCGACTGGAAGTGGAATGTCTGGAGGTGCAGGAGGTAGAATGTCTGGAGGTGCTGGAGGTGGAATGAATGGAGGTGCTGGAGGTGGAAGTTCCAGAGGCGGCTATGGCGATAGTTCTTCAAGTTATGGTATAGTAGATAGCTACGGGTCTACAAGTTATGGTGGTGGCGGTTCTGTAGGTGGATCGACTGGAGGTGGAATGTCTGGAGGTGCTGGAGGTGGAAGTTCCGGAGGCGGCTATGACGGTAGTTCTACAAGTTATGGTAGTGTAGATAGCTACGGGTCTACAAGTTATGGTGGTGGTGGTTCTTGGGGTGGATCGACTGGAAGAGGAATGTCTGGAGGTGCTGGTGCTGGAAGCGGAGGTTTAGGATGGTTGGGTCTGGGTTCTGGAGGTGGAAGTTCTGGTAGTGGAAGTGATGGCAAAGGATATGGTTCCACAAGTTATGGAGGTAGCTACGGTTCTACAAGTTATGGCGGTGCTGGTGCTGGAAGTGGTGGTACTGGTGGTAGCGGTTCTGGAGGTGGAATGTCCGGTGGTGGAATGTCCGGTGGTAGCGGTTCTGGAGGTGGAAGTTCGGGAAGTGGAAGTTCTGGCAAAGGATATGGTTATGGTTCTACAAGTTATGGAGGCGGAAAATCTGGAGGTGGAGGTTCTGGAAGTGGAATGTCTAATAGTAGAGATTTTAGAGGCGGAATCTCTGGTGGTGGAAGGGctaaaataacatttattgtgAATACCAGCGGGGGAAATGGTGGATCAGGTAATGGTGGCCAGGGCGACTGTACGTGCAGAATAACATGTCAAGCAGGAGAAATGAAAAAATCTACTTGTAAAAATTACAAGAAACCAGTACTATGTTGCAAGAAAAAAGCGAAAAAAGGATATGGATACGATGGTTAA
- the LOC139501479 gene encoding uncharacterized transmembrane protein DDB_G0289901-like isoform X8, translated as MMKTAILFLCILAFTAVAADKKSNCKCKVKCDPGENKIDKCAGGKVLCCCASSSKSGKGKTSSPKKSSSGGSSSGLNQYGIVSTGGMASGGSGEGRMSGGGSGSGGMSGSGSGLGGMSGSGSGGVEEKIVYINIGSFGGGYGVGDSYGSTSYGSASAGGSRAGGVMSGGAGGGRSGGAGGGMNGGAGGGSSGGGYGKSSTSYGSKDSYGPTSYGGGSSGGGSTGSGMSEGAGGRMSGGAGGGSSGGSYGKSSTSYGSKDSYGPTSYGGGSSGGGSTGSGMSGGAGGGMSGGAGGGSSGGGYGKSSTSYGIIDSYGPTSYGGGSSGGAGGGMNGGAGGGSSGGGYGKSSTSYGSKDSYGPTSYGGGSSGGGSTGSGMSGGAGGGMSGGAGGGSSRGGYGKSSTSYGIIDSYGPTSYGGGSSGGGSTGSGMSGGAGGGMSGGAGGGSSGGGYGKSSTSYGSKDSYGPTSYGGGSSGGGLTGSGMSGGAGGGMSGGAGGGSSRGGYGKSSTSYGIIDSYGPTSYGGGSSGGGSTGSGMSGGAGGGSSGGGYGKSSTSYGSKDSYGPTSYGGGSSGGGSTGSGMSGGAGGGMSGGAGGGSSRGGYGKSSTSYGSIDSYGPTSYGGGSSGGGSTGSGMSGGAGGGMSGGAGGGSSKGGYGKSSTNYGSIDSYGPTSYGGGSSGGGSTGSGMSGGAGGGMSGGVGGGMNGGAGGGSSGGGYGKSSTSYGSKDSYGPTSYGGGSSGGGSTGSGMSGGAGGGMSGGAGGGSSGGGYDGSSTSYGSVDSYGSTSYGGGGSWGGSTGRGMSGGAGAGSGGLGWLGLGSGGGSSGSGSDGKGYGSTSYGGSYGSTSYGGAGAGSGGTGGSGSGGGMSGGGMSGGSGSGGGSSGSGSSGKGYGYGSTSYGGGKSGGGGSGSGMSNSRDFRGGISGGGRAKITFIVNTSGGNGGSGNGGQGDCTCRITCQAGEMKKSTCKNYKKPVLCCKKKAKKGYGYDG; from the exons CAGTTGcagctgacaaaaaatctaacTGTAAATGTAAAGTAAAATGTGACCCTGGCGAAAACAAAATAGATAAATGTGCTGGTGGTAAAGTTTTGTGCTGCTGCGCTAGTAGCTCCAAGTCTGGAAAAGGAAAAACATCTAGTCCTAAAAAATCAAGCAGTGGTGGATCAAGCTCAGGTTTGAATCAATACGGCATTGTTTCGACCGGTGGAATGGCCAGCGGTGGAAGTGGTGAAGGTAGAATGTCCGGCGGTGGAAGTGGTTCAGGTGGGATGTCCGGAAGTGGAAGTGGTTTAGGTGGGATGTCTGGAAGTGGAAGTGGTGGAGTCGAAGAAaaaattgtttacataaatattGGAAGTTTCGGAGGTGGCTATGGAGTTGGAGATAGCTACGGTTCTACAAGTTATGGAAGTGCCAGTGCTGGAGGCAGTAGAGCTGGTGGTGTAATGTCTGGAGGTGCTGGAGGTGGAAGATCTGGAGGTGCTGGAGGTGGAATGAATGGAGGTGCTGGAGGTGGAAGTTCCGGAGGCGGCTATGGCAAAAGTTCTACAAGTTACGGTAGTAAAGATAGCTACGGGCCTACTAGCTATGGTGGTGGCAGTTCTGGAGGTGGATCGACTGGAAGTGGAATGTCTGAAGGTGCAGGAGGTAGAATGTCTGGAGGTGCTGGAGGTGGAAGTTCCGGAGGCAGCTATGGCAAAAGTTCTACAAGTTACGGTAGTAAAGATAGCTACGGGCCTACCAGCTATGGTGGTGGCAGTTCTGGAGGTGGATCGACTGGAAGTGGAATGTCTGGAGGCGCAGGTGGTGGAATGTCTGGAGGTGCTGGAGGTGGAAGTTCCGGAGGCGGCTATGGCAAAAGTTCTACAAGTTACGGTATTATAGATAGCTACGGGCCTACCAGCTATGGTGGTGGCAGTTCTGGAGGTGCTGGAGGTGGAATGAATGGAGGTGCTGGAGGTGGAAGTTCTGGAGGCGGCTATGGCAAAAGTTCTACAAGTTACGGTAGTAAAGATAGCTACGGGCCTACCAGCTATGGTGGTGGCAGTTCTGGAGGTGGATCGACTGGAAGTGGAATGTCTGGAGGCGCAGGAGGTGGAATGTCTGGAGGTGCTGGAGGTGGAAGTTCCAGAGGCGGCTATGGCAAAAGTTCTACAAGTTACGGTATCATAGATAGCTACGGGCCTACCAGCTATGGTGGTGGCAGTTCTGGAGGTGGATCGACTGGAAGTGGAATGTCTGGAGGTGCAGGAGGTGGAATGTCTGGAGGTGCTGGAGGTGGAAGTTCCGGAGGCGGCTATGGCAAAAGTTCTACAAGTTACGGTAGTAAAGATAGCTACGGGCCTACCAGCTATGGTGGTGGCAGTTCTGGAGGTGGATTGACTGGAAGTGGAATGTCTGGAGGCGCAGGAGGTGGAATGTCTGGAGGTGCTGGAGGTGGAAGTTCCAGAGGCGGCTATGGCAAAAGTTCTACAAGTTACGGTATCATAGATAGCTACGGGCCTACCAGCTATGGTGGTGGCAGTTCTGGAGGTGGATCGACTGGAAGTGGAATGTCTGGAGGTGCTGGAGGTGGAAGTTCCGGAGGCGGCTATGGCAAAAGTTCTACAAGTTACGGTAGTAAAGATAGCTACGGGCCTACAAGCTATGGTGGTGGCAGTTCTGGAGGTGGATCGACTGGAAGTGGAATGTCTGGAGGCGCAGGAGGTGGAATGTCTGGAGGTGCTGGAGGTGGAAGTTCCAGAGGCGGCTATGGCAAAAGTTCTACAAGTTACGGTAGCATAGATAGCTACGGGCCTACCAGCTATGGTGGTGGCAGTTCTGGAGGTGGATCGACTGGAAGTGGAATGTCTGGAGGCGCAGGAGGTGGAATGTCTGGAGGTGCTGGAGGTGGAAGTTCCAAAGGCGGCTATGGCAAAAGTTCTACAAATTACGGTAGCATAGATAGCTACGGGCCTACCAGCTATGGTGGTGGCAGTTCTGGAGGTGGATCGACTGGAAGTGGAATGTCTGGAGGTGCAGGAGGTGGAATGTCTGGAGGTGTTGGAGGTGGAATGAATGGAGGTGCTGGAGGTGGAAGTTCCGGAGGCGGCTATGGCAAAAGTTCTACAAGTTACGGTAGTAAAGATAGCTACGGGCCTACCAGCTATGGTGGTGGTAGTTCTGGAGGTGGATCGACTGGAAGTGGAATGTCTGGAGGTGCAGGAG GTGGAATGTCTGGAGGTGCTGGAGGTGGAAGTTCCGGAGGCGGCTATGACGGTAGTTCTACAAGTTATGGTAGTGTAGATAGCTACGGGTCTACAAGTTATGGTGGTGGTGGTTCTTGGGGTGGATCGACTGGAAGAGGAATGTCTGGAGGTGCTGGTGCTGGAAGCGGAGGTTTAGGATGGTTGGGTCTGGGTTCTGGAGGTGGAAGTTCTGGTAGTGGAAGTGATGGCAAAGGATATGGTTCCACAAGTTATGGAGGTAGCTACGGTTCTACAAGTTATGGCGGTGCTGGTGCTGGAAGTGGTGGTACTGGTGGTAGCGGTTCTGGAGGTGGAATGTCCGGTGGTGGAATGTCCGGTGGTAGCGGTTCTGGAGGTGGAAGTTCGGGAAGTGGAAGTTCTGGCAAAGGATATGGTTATGGTTCTACAAGTTATGGAGGCGGAAAATCTGGAGGTGGAGGTTCTGGAAGTGGAATGTCTAATAGTAGAGATTTTAGAGGCGGAATCTCTGGTGGTGGAAGGGctaaaataacatttattgtgAATACCAGCGGGGGAAATGGTGGATCAGGTAATGGTGGCCAGGGCGACTGTACGTGCAGAATAACATGTCAAGCAGGAGAAATGAAAAAATCTACTTGTAAAAATTACAAGAAACCAGTACTATGTTGCAAGAAAAAAGCGAAAAAAGGATATGGATACGATGGTTAA
- the LOC139501479 gene encoding uncharacterized PE-PGRS family protein PE_PGRS54-like isoform X11: MMKTAILFLCILAFTAVAADKKSNCKCKVKCDPGENKIDKCAGGKVLCCCASSSKSGKGKTSSPKKSSSGGSSSGLNQYGIVSTGGMASGGSGEGRMSGGGSGSGGMSGSGSGLGGMSGSGSGGVEEKIVYINIGSFGGGYGVGDSYGSTSYGSASAGGSRAGGVMSGGAGGGRSGGAGGGMNGGAGGGSSGGGYGKSSTSYGSKDSYGPTSYGGGSSGGGSTGSGMSEGAGGRMSGGAGGGSSGGSYGKSSTSYGSKDSYGPTSYGGGSSGGGSTGSGMSGGAGGGMSGGAGGGSSGGGYGKSSTSYGIIDSYGPTSYGGGSSGGAGGGMNGGAGGGSSGGGYGKSSTSYGSKDSYGPTSYGGGSSGGGSTGSGMSGGAGGGMSGGAGGGSSRGGYGKSSTSYGIIDSYGPTSYGGGSSGGGSTGSGMSGGAGGGMSGGAGGGSSGGGYGKSSTSYGSKDSYGPTSYGGGSSGGGLTGSGMSGGAGGGMSGGAGGGSSRGGYGKSSTSYGIIDSYGPTSYGGGSSGGGSTGSGMSGGAGGGSSGGGYGKSSTSYGSKDSYGPTSYGGGSSGGGSTGSGMSGGAGGGMSGGAGGGSSRGGYGKSSTSYGSIDSYGPTSYGGGSSGGGSTGSGMSGGAGGGMSGGAGGGSSKGGYGKSSTNYGSIDSYGPTSYGGGSSGGGSTGSGMSGGAGGGMSGGAGGGSSRGGYGDSSSSYGIVDSYGSTSYGGGGSVGGSTGGGMSGGAGGGSSGGGYDGSSTSYGSVDSYGSTSYGGGGSWGGSTGRGMSGGAGAGSGGLGWLGLGSGGGSSGSGSDGKGYGSTSYGGSYGSTSYGGAGAGSGGTGGSGSGGGMSGGGMSGGSGSGGGSSGSGSSGKGYGYGSTSYGGGKSGGGGSGSGMSNSRDFRGGISGGGRAKITFIVNTSGGNGGSGNGGQGDCTCRITCQAGEMKKSTCKNYKKPVLCCKKKAKKGYGYDG, translated from the exons CAGTTGcagctgacaaaaaatctaacTGTAAATGTAAAGTAAAATGTGACCCTGGCGAAAACAAAATAGATAAATGTGCTGGTGGTAAAGTTTTGTGCTGCTGCGCTAGTAGCTCCAAGTCTGGAAAAGGAAAAACATCTAGTCCTAAAAAATCAAGCAGTGGTGGATCAAGCTCAGGTTTGAATCAATACGGCATTGTTTCGACCGGTGGAATGGCCAGCGGTGGAAGTGGTGAAGGTAGAATGTCCGGCGGTGGAAGTGGTTCAGGTGGGATGTCCGGAAGTGGAAGTGGTTTAGGTGGGATGTCTGGAAGTGGAAGTGGTGGAGTCGAAGAAaaaattgtttacataaatattGGAAGTTTCGGAGGTGGCTATGGAGTTGGAGATAGCTACGGTTCTACAAGTTATGGAAGTGCCAGTGCTGGAGGCAGTAGAGCTGGTGGTGTAATGTCTGGAGGTGCTGGAGGTGGAAGATCTGGAGGTGCTGGAGGTGGAATGAATGGAGGTGCTGGAGGTGGAAGTTCCGGAGGCGGCTATGGCAAAAGTTCTACAAGTTACGGTAGTAAAGATAGCTACGGGCCTACTAGCTATGGTGGTGGCAGTTCTGGAGGTGGATCGACTGGAAGTGGAATGTCTGAAGGTGCAGGAGGTAGAATGTCTGGAGGTGCTGGAGGTGGAAGTTCCGGAGGCAGCTATGGCAAAAGTTCTACAAGTTACGGTAGTAAAGATAGCTACGGGCCTACCAGCTATGGTGGTGGCAGTTCTGGAGGTGGATCGACTGGAAGTGGAATGTCTGGAGGCGCAGGTGGTGGAATGTCTGGAGGTGCTGGAGGTGGAAGTTCCGGAGGCGGCTATGGCAAAAGTTCTACAAGTTACGGTATTATAGATAGCTACGGGCCTACCAGCTATGGTGGTGGCAGTTCTGGAGGTGCTGGAGGTGGAATGAATGGAGGTGCTGGAGGTGGAAGTTCTGGAGGCGGCTATGGCAAAAGTTCTACAAGTTACGGTAGTAAAGATAGCTACGGGCCTACCAGCTATGGTGGTGGCAGTTCTGGAGGTGGATCGACTGGAAGTGGAATGTCTGGAGGCGCAGGAGGTGGAATGTCTGGAGGTGCTGGAGGTGGAAGTTCCAGAGGCGGCTATGGCAAAAGTTCTACAAGTTACGGTATCATAGATAGCTACGGGCCTACCAGCTATGGTGGTGGCAGTTCTGGAGGTGGATCGACTGGAAGTGGAATGTCTGGAGGTGCAGGAGGTGGAATGTCTGGAGGTGCTGGAGGTGGAAGTTCCGGAGGCGGCTATGGCAAAAGTTCTACAAGTTACGGTAGTAAAGATAGCTACGGGCCTACCAGCTATGGTGGTGGCAGTTCTGGAGGTGGATTGACTGGAAGTGGAATGTCTGGAGGCGCAGGAGGTGGAATGTCTGGAGGTGCTGGAGGTGGAAGTTCCAGAGGCGGCTATGGCAAAAGTTCTACAAGTTACGGTATCATAGATAGCTACGGGCCTACCAGCTATGGTGGTGGCAGTTCTGGAGGTGGATCGACTGGAAGTGGAATGTCTGGAGGTGCTGGAGGTGGAAGTTCCGGAGGCGGCTATGGCAAAAGTTCTACAAGTTACGGTAGTAAAGATAGCTACGGGCCTACAAGCTATGGTGGTGGCAGTTCTGGAGGTGGATCGACTGGAAGTGGAATGTCTGGAGGCGCAGGAGGTGGAATGTCTGGAGGTGCTGGAGGTGGAAGTTCCAGAGGCGGCTATGGCAAAAGTTCTACAAGTTACGGTAGCATAGATAGCTACGGGCCTACCAGCTATGGTGGTGGCAGTTCTGGAGGTGGATCGACTGGAAGTGGAATGTCTGGAGGCGCAGGAGGTGGAATGTCTGGAGGTGCTGGAGGTGGAAGTTCCAAAGGCGGCTATGGCAAAAGTTCTACAAATTACGGTAGCATAGATAGCTACGGGCCTACCAGCTATGGTGGTGGCAGTTCTGGAGGTGGATCGACTGGAAGTGGAATGTCTGGAGGTGCAGGAGGTGGAATGTCTGGAG GTGCTGGAGGTGGAAGTTCCAGAGGCGGCTATGGCGATAGTTCTTCAAGTTATGGTATAGTAGATAGCTACGGGTCTACAAGTTATGGTGGTGGCGGTTCTGTAGGTGGATCGACTGGAGGTGGAATGTCTGGAGGTGCTGGAGGTGGAAGTTCCGGAGGCGGCTATGACGGTAGTTCTACAAGTTATGGTAGTGTAGATAGCTACGGGTCTACAAGTTATGGTGGTGGTGGTTCTTGGGGTGGATCGACTGGAAGAGGAATGTCTGGAGGTGCTGGTGCTGGAAGCGGAGGTTTAGGATGGTTGGGTCTGGGTTCTGGAGGTGGAAGTTCTGGTAGTGGAAGTGATGGCAAAGGATATGGTTCCACAAGTTATGGAGGTAGCTACGGTTCTACAAGTTATGGCGGTGCTGGTGCTGGAAGTGGTGGTACTGGTGGTAGCGGTTCTGGAGGTGGAATGTCCGGTGGTGGAATGTCCGGTGGTAGCGGTTCTGGAGGTGGAAGTTCGGGAAGTGGAAGTTCTGGCAAAGGATATGGTTATGGTTCTACAAGTTATGGAGGCGGAAAATCTGGAGGTGGAGGTTCTGGAAGTGGAATGTCTAATAGTAGAGATTTTAGAGGCGGAATCTCTGGTGGTGGAAGGGctaaaataacatttattgtgAATACCAGCGGGGGAAATGGTGGATCAGGTAATGGTGGCCAGGGCGACTGTACGTGCAGAATAACATGTCAAGCAGGAGAAATGAAAAAATCTACTTGTAAAAATTACAAGAAACCAGTACTATGTTGCAAGAAAAAAGCGAAAAAAGGATATGGATACGATGGTTAA